A window of Rhododendron vialii isolate Sample 1 chromosome 13a, ASM3025357v1 contains these coding sequences:
- the LOC131312420 gene encoding protein WHAT'S THIS FACTOR 1 homolog, chloroplastic-like, producing the protein MYLQYQTYLKFSIYSPPRHLHSLRNFSLWSMKKDPDLESALSRNRRWIVNNQIKNIITRCPNQVATVKFLQRKFKTLDLQGKALNWLKKYPCCFEVYLKDDEYYCGLTKRMMFLVDDEERVKEMQEPVFAERLAKLLMMSSNQRLNVMKINELKRYFGFPDDYLIRIVPKYPEMFRLVNYSGRRSSMEIELVSWNRDLAVSAIEIVSRKQESEPCFSCSLPSTWIKSWERFHEFNSTAYISPYSDPRGLVEGSKEMEKRTVSLVHELLSLTLWKKLSIVKLGHFGREFRLPEKLNVLLLKHPGIFYVSNKYQIYTVLLREGYNASELNDKDPLVVVKEKFGELMQEGLHEYNQRHLSMNLERKKKKGMILERSEKRKDPSTDMSEQDDLGSDVGGLFDPEERKRFYKVLFDDGAP; encoded by the coding sequence ATGTATCTTCAATATCAAACGTATTTGAAATTTAGTATCTATTCTCCACCACGTCATCTTCATAGTCTTCGAAATTTCTCTCTTTGGTCAATGAAGAAGGACCCTGATCTTGAATCAGCTCTATCTCGTAACCGTCGCTGGATTGTAAATAATCAGATTAAGAATATCATTACGCGATGCCCCAACCAGGTGGCAACAGTTAAGTTCCTCCAGAGAAAGTTCAAAACACTTGATCTTCAAGGCAAAGCTCTCAATTGGCTGAAAAAGTACCCCTGTTGTTTTGAAGTTTATCTTAAGGATGATGAGTACTATTGTGGGTTGACGAAGCGAATGATGTTTCTGGTGGATGACGAAGAACGTGTGAAAGAGATGCAGGAACCAGTATTTGCAGAGCGACTTGCAAAGTTGTTGATGATGAGCTCGAACCAAAGGCTCAATGTCATGAAGATTAATGAGTTGAAGAGATATTTTGGATTTCCAGATGATTATTTGATTAGAATCGTACCCAAGTACCCTGAGATGTTTCGACTTGTTAATTACAGTGGGAGACGAAGTTCAATGGAGATTGAGCTTGTTTCTTGGAATCGTGATTTAGCAGTTTCTGCAATTGAAATTGTCTCCCGAAAACAAGAGTCTGAGCCATGCTTTTCATGTTCATTACCTTCAACTTGGATCAAATCATGGGAGAGATTTCATGAGTTTAATTCAACTGCCTATATTTCTCCTTACTCAGATCCCAGAGGTTTAGTGGAGGGatcaaaagaaatggaaaagagaACAGTGAGTTTGGTGCATGAATTACTGTCACTGACCTTGTGGAAGAAACTGTCAATTGTGAAGTTAGGTCATTTTGGAAGAGAATTCCGTTTACCAGAAAAGTTGAATGTGTTGCTGCTTAAGCATCCTGGGATATTCTATGTCTCAAATAAGTATCAGATTTACACAGTTCTTCTTAGAGAAGGATACAATGCGTCGGAACTTAATGACAAGGATCCACTTGTTGTTGTGAAGGAGAAGTTTGGGGAACTCATGCAGGAGGGACTTCATGAATATAATCAGAGGCACCTTTCAATGAATCtggaaaggaagaagaagaaaggtaTGATTTTGGAAAGATCAGAGAAAAGGAAGGACCCGAGCACTGACATGAGTGAACAAGATGATCTGGGTAGTGATGTCGGTGGCCTATTTGATCCTGAAGAAAGAAAACGGTTCTATAAAGTGCTCTTTGATGACGGTGCACCCTGA
- the LOC131312421 gene encoding uncharacterized protein At2g34460, chloroplastic encodes MNHQTMATALLLKASLFHTLSFTLKPFSLYPLPLKSHSFHLKAAMAEGSEIIEKKEAGVVGEEKKKVFVAGATGNTGKRIVQQLLAKGFAVKAGVRDVDKAKTSVSEGNPDLQFVKADVTEGSTKLAEAIGGDTDAVICATGFRRSLNLLTPWKVDNLGTVNLVEACRNLGVKRFVHVSSILVNGAAMGQLLNPAYIFLNVFGLVLVAKLQAEKHIRKSGINYTIVRPGGLKNDPPNGNIVMEPEDTLYDGSISRDQVAEVAVEALIHPEADYKVVEIVARADAPKKTFPELFGSVKQR; translated from the exons ATGAACCATCAAACCATGGCCACTGCTCTGCTCTTGAAAGCCTCTCTGTTCCACACCCTTTCTTTCACCTtaaaacccttctctctctatccctTACCCCTCAAATCCCACTCTTTCCACCTCAAAGCAGCCATG GCGGAGGGAAGTGAAATCATAGAGAAAAAGGAAGCGGGTGTTGTCggtgaagaaaagaagaaagtatTTGTTGCTGGCGCCACTGGAAACACTGGGAAGAGGATTGTGCAGCAGCTTCTGGCCAAGGGTTTTGCTGTCAAGGCTGGTGTTCGTGATGTTGATAAGGCCAAAACAAGCGTCTCCGAAGGAAACCCTGATCTTCAATTT GTGAAGGCAGATGTAACTGAAGGTTCAACAAAGCTAGCTGAAGCTATTGGTGGTGATACAGATGCTGTAATATGTGCGACTGGTTTTCGACGTTCTCTGAATTTACTGACTCCTTGGAAG GTTGATAATCTTGGCACGGTGAACCTGGTTGAAGCATGTCGCAATCTTGGTGTTAAGAGATTTGTGCATGTTAGTTCTATTTTAGTCAATGGAGCTGCTATGGGACAGTTGCTTAACCCGGCTTACATATTTCTCAATGTGTTTGGACTTGTATTAGTAGCAAAGCTTCAAGCAGAGAAGCACATCAGGAAATCCGGGATCAACTACACAATTGTAAGGCCGGGTGGATTAAAAAATGATCCTCCAAATGGAAATATAGTCATGGAGCCAGAG gaTACTTTGTACGACGGTTCCATATCTAGAGATCAAGTTGCTGAAGTTGCTGTCGAGGCATTGATTCATCCTGAAGCTGATTACAAAGTAGTGGAGATTGTTGCTCGTGCTGATGCTCCGAAAAAAACATTTCCGGAACTATTTGGTTCTGTAAAGCAACGGTGA